TCGAAGTCGTCGCCGAACTCTTCCAGTGCCTCGAAGTACTGCTCGTCGTTGAGCAGCTGGTACTTCTCGAGGGTGGTCATGCCCGGGTCGATCACCACGTAGCTCTCGAAATAGAGCACGCGCTCGATGTCACGCAGGGTCATGTCCAGCAGCAGGCCGATACGGGACGGCAGCGACTTCAGGAACCAGATGTGGGCGACGGGCGAAGCCAGCTCGATGTGGCCCATGCGCTCGCGACGCACCTTGGCCAGGGCGACTTCCACGCCGCACTTCTCGCAGATCACGCCGCGGTGCTTGAGGCGCTTGTACTTTCCGCACAGGCACTCGTAGTCCTTGACCGGGCCAAAGATCTTGGCGCAGAACAGACCATCGCGCTCGGGCTTGAAGGTACGGTAGTTGATGGTCTCCGGCTTCTTCACTTCACCGAACGACCAGGAACGAATCATCTCGGGCGAGGCCAGACCGATACGGATGGCATCGAACTCTTCGAGTTGACCCTGGTTTTTCAACAGATTAAGCAAGTCTTTCAAGGCCTTTCCTCCTCACGGACCGGAGACGACCGACGCGCGGTCGCCTCCTCTAGGGTCTCGTGTTATTCGGTTTCCAGTTCGATATCGATGCCGAGCGAGCGGATTTCCTTGATCAGTACGTTGAAGGACTCGGGCATGCCGGCCTCCATGCGGTGATCCCCGTCCACGATGTTCTTGTACATCTTGGTCCGGCCGTTCACATCGTCCGACTTCACCGTCAGCATTTCCTGCAGGGTGTAAGCCGCGCCATAGGCCTCCAGTGCCCAGACCTCCATCTCCCCGAAACGCTGACCACCGAACTGCGCCTTACCACCCAGCGGCTGCTGGGTAACCAGGCTGTAGGAGCCGGTGGAACGGGCGTGCATCTTGTCGTCCACCAGGTGGTTCAGCTTGAGCATGTACATGTAGCCAACGGTGGTGGTGCGCTCGAAGGCGTTGCCGGTGCGACCGTCGTACAGACGCATCTGGCCGCTCTCGGGCAGATCGGCCAGCTTCAGCATAGCTTTGATCTCGCGCTCCTTGGCACCGTCGAACACCGGCGTGGCCATGGGGACACCACCGCGCAGGTTCTTCGCCAGGTCGAGGATTTCCTGATCGCTCAGGTCGTCCAGCTTCTCCTGACGGCCACCGATCTCGTTGTAGATCTCGTGCAGGAAGCCACGCAGTTCGGCGACCTTGCGCTGCTCTTCGATCATCACGTTGATCTTCTCGCCCAGGCCCTTGGCCGCGAGGCCCAGGTGGGTTTCGAGGATCTGACCGACGTTCATCCGCGAAGGTACGCCCAGCGGGTTCAGCACGATGTCCACCGGCGTGCCGTTGGCGTCGTAGGGCATGTCTTCGACCGGCATGATCACCGAGACCACACCCTTGTTACCGTGGCGACCGGCCATCTTGTCGCCCGGCTGGATGCGGCGCTTGATGGCGAGGTAGACCTTGACGATCTTCAGTACGCCCGGCGCCAGGTCATCGCCCTGCTGCAGCTTGCGCTTCTTGTCTTCGAACTTGTCGTCCAGCAGCTGGCGACGGTCGGACAGGTAGGCCTGGGCCTTTTCCAGCTGCTCGTTGTGAGCATCTTCCGCCATGCGCAGCTTGAACCACTGACCGCGCTCGAGGCCATTCAGGTACTCGTCGGTGATGACGGCACCCTTCTTGACCGCCGGACCGCCTTCGGCGACCTGACCGACCAGCGCCTGACGCAGACGCTCGAAGGTCGCGCCTTCGACGATGCGGAACTCTTCGTTCAGGTCCTTGCGGATCTCGTCGAGCTGGGACTTCTCGATGGCCAGGGCGCGGGAGTCGCGCTCGACGCCGTCACGGGTGAAGACCTGGACGTCGATGACGGTACCCTTGGTGCCTGTGGGCACGCGCAGGGAGGTGTCCTTAACGTCGCTGGCCTTCTCGCCGAAGATGGCGCGCAGCAGCTTCTCTTCCGGGGTCAGCTGGGTTTCGCCCTTGGGCGTGACCTTGCCGACCAGGATGTCACCGGCACCGACTTCGGCACCGACGTAGACGATACCGGCCTCATCCAGCTTGTTCAGCGCAGCCTCACCCACGTTCGGGATGTCGGAGGTGATCTCCTCCGGGCCGAGCTTGGTGTCACGGGCCACACAGGTCAGTTCCTGGATGTGGATGGTGGTGAAGCGGTCTTCCTGGACCACGCGCTCCGACAGACAGATGGAGTCTTCGAAGTTGAAGCCGTTCCAGGGCATGAAGGCCACGCGCATGTTCTGACCCAGTGCCAGCTCGCCCATATCGGTCGAGGGGCCATCGGCCAGGATGTCGAACTTGGCCACCTGATCACCCTTGCTCACCAGCGGACGCTGGTTGATGCAGGTGTTCTGGTTGGAACGGGTGTACTTGGTCAGGTTGTAGATGTCGACGCCGGCTTCACCGGTCTCGACTTCGTCATCGTTGACGCGTACCACGATACGGCTGGCGTCGACGGAGTCGATCACGCCACCACGACGGGCCACGACGCAGACGCCGGAGTCACGGGCGACGTTGCGCTCCATGCCGGTACCGACCAGCGGCTTGTCCGAACGCAGGGTCGGCACGGCCTGACGCTGCATGTTGGAACCCATCAGCGCACGGTTGGCGTCGTCGTGCTCGAGGAACGGAATCAACGAGGCGGCGACGGAGACGACCTGCTTGGGCGACACGTCCATCAGGGTGACGTCTTCGGGCGCCTTGACGGTGAATTCGTTCAGGTGACGCACGGCGACCAGCTCGTCGATCAACCGATTGTTCTCGTCCAGGGCCGCGGAAGCCTGGGCGATCACGTGGTTGGCTTCTTCGATGGCCGACAGGAAGACGATCTCGTCGGTGGCCACGCCGTCCTTGACCATGCGGTACGGGCTCTCGAGGAAGCCGTACTGGTTGGTGCGGGCATAGGCAGCCAGGGAGTTAATCAGGCCGATGTTCGGACCTTCCGGGGTTTCGATCGGGCAGACACGACCGTAGTGCGTCGGGTGAACGTCACGCACTTCGAAGCCGGCACGCTCACGGGTCAGACCGCCCGGGCCGAGCGCGGAGACGCGGCGCTTGTGGGTGATCTCCGACAGCGGGTTGTTCTGGTCCATGAACTGGGACAGCTGGCTGGAACCGAAGAATTCCTTGATCGCGGCGGCCACCGGCTTGGCGTTGATCAGGTCCTGCGGCATCAGGCCTTCGCTTTCGGCCATGGACAGGCGTTCCTTGACGGCGCGCTCTACCCGCACCAGGCCCACACGGAACTGGTT
The window above is part of the Pseudomonas oryzihabitans genome. Proteins encoded here:
- the rpoB gene encoding DNA-directed RNA polymerase subunit beta → MAYSYTEKKRIRKDFSKLPHVMDVPYLLAIQLDSYREFLQAGAGKDQFRDIGLHAAFKSVFPIISYSGNAALEYVGYRLGDPAFDVKECVLRGVTFAVPLRVKVRLIIFDRESSNKAIKDIKEQEVYMGEIPLMTENGTFIINGTERVIVSQLHRSPGVFFDHDRGKTHSSGKLLYSARIIPYRGSWLDFEFDPKDAVFVRIDRRRKLPASVLLRALGYSTEEVLDAFYDTNVFHIKDETLNLELVPQRLRGDIASFDIKDNTGKVIVEQGRRVTARHINQLEKSGITELEVPFDYVIGRTTAKAIVHPATGEIIAECNTELTLDMLAKIAKANVVRLETLYTNDIDCGPFISDTLKIDSTGNQLEALVEIYRMMRPGEPPTKEAAETLFNNLFFSAERYDLSAVGRMKFNRRIGRDAIEGSGVLSREDIVDVLKTLVDIRNGKGIVDDIDHLGNRRVRCVGEMAENQFRVGLVRVERAVKERLSMAESEGLMPQDLINAKPVAAAIKEFFGSSQLSQFMDQNNPLSEITHKRRVSALGPGGLTRERAGFEVRDVHPTHYGRVCPIETPEGPNIGLINSLAAYARTNQYGFLESPYRMVKDGVATDEIVFLSAIEEANHVIAQASAALDENNRLIDELVAVRHLNEFTVKAPEDVTLMDVSPKQVVSVAASLIPFLEHDDANRALMGSNMQRQAVPTLRSDKPLVGTGMERNVARDSGVCVVARRGGVIDSVDASRIVVRVNDDEVETGEAGVDIYNLTKYTRSNQNTCINQRPLVSKGDQVAKFDILADGPSTDMGELALGQNMRVAFMPWNGFNFEDSICLSERVVQEDRFTTIHIQELTCVARDTKLGPEEITSDIPNVGEAALNKLDEAGIVYVGAEVGAGDILVGKVTPKGETQLTPEEKLLRAIFGEKASDVKDTSLRVPTGTKGTVIDVQVFTRDGVERDSRALAIEKSQLDEIRKDLNEEFRIVEGATFERLRQALVGQVAEGGPAVKKGAVITDEYLNGLERGQWFKLRMAEDAHNEQLEKAQAYLSDRRQLLDDKFEDKKRKLQQGDDLAPGVLKIVKVYLAIKRRIQPGDKMAGRHGNKGVVSVIMPVEDMPYDANGTPVDIVLNPLGVPSRMNVGQILETHLGLAAKGLGEKINVMIEEQRKVAELRGFLHEIYNEIGGRQEKLDDLSDQEILDLAKNLRGGVPMATPVFDGAKEREIKAMLKLADLPESGQMRLYDGRTGNAFERTTTVGYMYMLKLNHLVDDKMHARSTGSYSLVTQQPLGGKAQFGGQRFGEMEVWALEAYGAAYTLQEMLTVKSDDVNGRTKMYKNIVDGDHRMEAGMPESFNVLIKEIRSLGIDIELETE